The following coding sequences lie in one Flavobacterium sp. 20NA77.7 genomic window:
- the rplU gene encoding 50S ribosomal protein L21: MYAIVEIAGQQFKVSKDQKVYVHRLASEEGSKVTFDKVLLLEDNGNVTLGAPAVEGASVEAKVLQHLKGDKVIVFKKKRRKGYKKKNGHRQSLTQIVIEGISGATAKKKATKKADVEVEAVTEEVKPKATRAKKPKTEE; this comes from the coding sequence ATGTACGCAATCGTAGAGATAGCAGGGCAACAATTCAAAGTAAGCAAAGACCAAAAGGTTTATGTTCACCGTTTAGCTTCAGAAGAAGGATCAAAAGTTACTTTTGATAAAGTTCTTTTGTTAGAAGACAATGGGAATGTAACTTTAGGCGCCCCAGCTGTAGAAGGTGCTTCAGTAGAAGCCAAAGTGTTACAACACTTAAAAGGTGATAAAGTAATTGTTTTCAAAAAGAAAAGAAGAAAAGGTTACAAAAAGAAAAATGGTCACAGACAATCATTAACTCAAATTGTTATTGAAGGTATTTCTGGCGCAACAGCTAAGAAAAAAGCGACTAAAAAAGCAGATGTTGAAGTAGAAGCAGTTACTGAAGAAGTAAAGCCTAAAGCAACAAGAGCAAAAAAACCAAAAACAGAAGAATAA